AAAGAAAAAGTGTAATCTCTCAAAATTTGAAGAATTGGACAACAGAAATAGAATATCTTAGAACCATGGCACTGCTGGACACAGAGTTTGAGGTGAAAGGCAGCAGCATCATCAGGGAGTGGAGTGGACAGGTCCAGCCAGCGCTGGTCGCCTCCTTggttttcctcttctgtctggaAGCCTGTCTGTGGGTCAGGAATCTCAGACTAAAGAGAAGGCTACCAGGACCTTTTGCCTGGCCAGTGGTTGGCAATGCCATGCAGCTGGGGCAGATGCCTCATATCACCTTCTCCAAGATGGCAAAGAAGTACGGAAACGTGTATCAGATAAGACTGGGCTGCAACAACATAGTGGTGCTTAATGGAGATGCATCAATACGAGAAGCATTGGTTCAACACAGCACAGAGTTTGCAGGCAGACCCAACTTTGTGTCTTTTCAGTCAGTGTCTGGTGGTAACAGCATGACATTCACTAACTACAGCAAACAGTGGAGGACGCACCGGAAGATCGCTCAGACCACCATTAGAGCTTTCTCCTCTGCCAACAGCCAGACCAAAAAAGCATTTGAACAGCACATTGTGGCAGAGGCCACTGAGCTCATTGAAGCTTTCCTCAAACTCAATGCTGAGGGACAGTTTTTCAACCCTGCTCATGAACTGACAATAGCTGCTGCCAATGTAATCTGTGCCCTGTGCTTTGGAAAACGTTATGGACATGATGACATTGAGTTTAGAACCCTTCTGGGCAGCGTGGACAAGTTTGGAGAGACGGTGGGGGCTGGCAGCTTGGTGGATGTCATGCCCTGGCTTCAGTATTTCCCAAATCCTGTCCGCAGGGTCTACCAGAGCTTCAAAGACCTCAATAAAGAGTTTTTCATCTTTGTGAGAGACAAGGTTGTGGAGCACAGGGAGACATTTGACCCTGAAGTGACTCGGGACATGAGTGATGCCATTATTGGGGTCATTGACAAGGCGGACAGTGATACCGGGTTGACGGAGGCCCACACAGAAGGGACAGTGTCTGATCTGATTGGTGCAGGACTGGATACTGTGTCCACTTGCCTTCATTGGATGCTCCTTTTATTGGTGAAATACCCCAACATCCAAACCAGACTGCAGGAGCAGATTGACAAAGTGGTAGGCCGTGACAGGCTGCCCTGTATTGAGGACAAAGCCAGCCTGGCTTACCTAGATGCCGTTATCTATGAGACCATGCGCTACACCAGCTTTGTACCCCTCACCATCCCCCACTCCACCACCTCAGATGTTACAATCGAAGGCTTCCACATCCCCAAAGACACAGTGGTCTTCATCAACCAGTGGTCTGTCAACCACGACCCTTTACAGTGGAAGGACCCACATCTCTTTGACCCTTCACGGTTTCTAGATGAAAATGGTGCCCTTGACAAGGATCTGACCAGCAGTGTGATGATATTCTCAGCAGGAAAGAGGCGATGTATCGGTGACCAGATAGCCAAAGTGGAGGTCTTTTTATTTTCTGCTATTTTGATTCACCAGTGCACATTTGAAAATAATCCAAGTCAGGACCTCTCCTTAGACTGCTCCTATGGGTTAACATTGAAGCCCCTGAACTACAAGATCTCTGCCAAGCTCAGAGGAGAATTACTTACTGGGGCATAAAATCTTGTTCTTTGTGTTTTAAAACAGAGCACCCATTAATGGAGTGCAGTAATCCAATGTAATATAAAAGGTATGTACTCAACAGTGAATGTTTATGCTTTAATACTGTAGGTACCAACCATAAGATTTATATTCATACTTTACTATTATTATCATTAGCTAATCTGATTGTTGATTGTATAATCACTTTTTGTGACAGATAACTGAATCATGTTTGTATTTCTATAATTTTATTGAACAGGCTATCTATGGGAAATTCCTGACATTTGGAATCAAGATATGTTATCCCTCCAGATTTAGGAAAATAGATATTGTAGCAATTCATGTTACAAAATATCCCTTCTAAATTctcataaaaaaaataataataataatttgagtTTTATGGACAATTTCACTCCATCAAAGTATTATGGCAAAGCAGAATTTAATCTACAAGATAAATGAATACCAAAATAACATAGAGATATGTGTGCAGATTGCTACACAAGTGCTATGTACGAATTTAAATTACTATGATATGGCAGCCCAAAGTCACAGTTTGTAATAAATCTTAAGTATCTTTTGTTATATATGAGGGTATTTAGTTTGGCCACCCCAAATTGGCATATAAACTGGTGGTCATGAATCGATTTTACTGCAAGTGCTTTGTTGTTGCAGCGATGTGGAGAAATCATGTGTTGTGTTGCCCATGTTGAGATATCTGAAGAATTATACATCCTCTGACCCATTCAGATATGTATTCATGGTGTTTGTATCTGCATAAGTACATACTGTAATAACAATGATACATTTTCAGAAGTTTTGGTGCACTTACATAATTCCAttttattatgatgtattatgttctGGTTGGGTCATAAACATGTAGTGTATGATATCCATAGTGCCTGAGCTCCATGCAATAAATCCTATACTCCTTCTCAGCCCTGTTTGTGGCGTATCTCAGTCTTAGGAGAGCACAAATGCTATGAACAAGACAATGCAGGGAGGTCAAAGAGGTAATAATAGATCATGATGTCAAGGCTGTGTGTTGCCATGAAAGATTGATGCGGACCTTGGGTGTTAGCAGCACACATGCTCTGCCTCCAGACCCCAACACCCTGGCTCTGGTAGGGTACATGCAGTCACACCCCCAGCCACAAGCCCCACTCATCAATATTTCATCCAGGGCACTCTGTACTTGGGCTGTAATCCCTATTTAACCCACACACTCTGATTCAggagcagccaggtcacccatgatacaagtcagtattcgacgtcCGTCCCTGTCTGAGGACGTcgagaaatgacgtggaaactggccactaggggGGAAAGTGAGTGCGGATTTGCTAgcgcagggctgcccaacccttttcctggagatctactgttcTTTtagttttcagtccaaccctaatttagaatatcagattcagctagttaaggtcttgttgcacagctaattagtagaatcaggtgtgttaaattagggttgtactgaaaacccacaggacggtagatctccaggaaaagGGTTGGTCAGCCCTGTGCTAGGGTGTTGTGGGAAGGGATTGCAGATGAGTATAAGCATCTGCCTCGGGCTGAATCAAAAGGTTGCATGTTCGAATCCAGTGATAGAAATGTGTTTTTGATACAttagttttaagcctatcccaaaccttaacacttaccttaaccattaacCATCCATGCCTAACCTTATTAAGAATTTGTAGTTTATGCCTGATCTTAACCTTTACTTTATAAATTTGTAGTTAATGCCTAaacaaatattcagaccctttgctatgagtctcaaaattgagctcaagtgcatcatGTTTCttttaatcatccttgagatatttcttcaacttgattggagtccacctgtggtaaattcaattgattggacatgctttggaaaggcacacacctgtctacagtgcTTGGTGGGTAGGAGTGTAGGGCCAGTaaatgaaaggttgctggatcgaatccccaagctgacaaggtactgtaaatatctgttgttctgcccctgagcaaggcagttaacacctGGGCGCTgatgacgtggatgttgattaaggcagccccccgcacctctctgattcagaggggttgggctaAATGcataagacacatttcagttgaatgcattcagttgtgcagctGACTAGGTGTGCAACTGACTAGTAGTTTCCcttttgaaaagtattcagaccccttccctttctccAGATCTTTTTTTacttcacagccttattctaaaatggattaattaaaaacaaatcctcatcaatctacacacaatacaccataatgacaaagcaaaatcaggtttttagaaatgtttggaaGTCTATTACAGATTAAAACCGGAAAAACATTATTTACGtagttattcagaccctttgctatgagactcgaaattgaggtcaggtgcatcctgtttccattgatcatccttgaggtgtttctacaacttcatttgagtactgtggtaaattcaattgattggacatgctttggaaaggcacacatctgtctattaaaggtcccatagttgacagtgcatgtcagagcaaaaaacaagtcatgaggttgaaggaaatgTCAGTAGAGCTCGGAGACAGGAGCTCAGATCAGAGGCTCAGatcaggggaagggtaccaatgTTTGCAcgattgaatgtccccaagaacacagtggtctccatcattcttaaaagtaagaagttttgaaccaccaagattcttcctagagctggccgcccggccaaactgagcaatcgggttagaagggccttggtcaggaaggtgaccaataACCCAATGGTCAGTcttacagagctccagagctcctctgtggagatgggagagcttTCCAGAAGGACCATTTCTgtagcactccacaaatcaggcctttatggtaaagtgggcAGAACCCACTCctaagtaaaaggcacatgacagcccgattggagtttgccaaaaggcacctaaaagactttCAGACCAcgcgaaacaagattctctggtatgatgaaaccaagattggattctttggcctgaatgtcaatcgtcaagtctggaggaaacctggcgccttccctactgtgaagcatgcatcatgttgtgggcagcatcgtgctgtggggatgtttttcagcattagttactgggagaatagtcaggatagagggaaagatgaacaacacaaagtacagagagatccttgaaaacatgctccagagcgctcagactggggtgaaggatGACCTTcccacaggacaatgaccctaagcacacagccaagacaacgcaggagtggcttcaggacgcagtctctgaatgtccttgagtggcccagccagagcccggacttgaacccgatccaacatctccccatccaacctgccagagcttgagaggatctgtagagaagaatgggagaaactcttcaAATACATGGGtcatcatacctaagaagactcaaggctgtaatcgctgccaaaagtgcttcaacaaagtactgagtaaatggtctgaatacatGCATTttttgttattgtgtgtagattgatgaggggatttaaaaaaaatccattttagaataaggatgtaatgtaacaaattgtggaaaaggtcaaggggtctgaataccttccgaatgcattgtatctGTATAGACAGTTGTGTCTCCCCTCCACTATTTTTCCTTTCCCCTTTGTACACCTTTCCCACAGCCAGTGGTGTGTGTAGCCCTCCCCAAGCTGCATTTGGCTGTGATTCGGTCCGGAGCCTGCATGAATGAGCACTGTGGGTGAACTCTGAGGGAGGCTTGTTTTCACATGGGTTAATTCAGAGCAGGCTGTAGACGTTCTGTACTGCTATAGTCTTTCTCTGCTCTGACACTATGGGGAACTTGGATGGAGTGGGGTTGGGGGGGCGCATGCGAGGAGACAGAGAGTAGCTATTCCCCCTAGCCCAAGGACCCAGACCTGCTGAATTGTATTTCGGACAGGAAAACAAAACTCACACCAACCAACCTTTTTTCAGCTTGGGTTCTTCAGCTCGggccctccctccactctgccaCCAGCTACAGCTCTGTGCTGTAAAGAATCTCACTCCCTCTGCCAGAGTCCTGAGAGGCATGTTAAAAAGACTGTTTATTAGATGAAGTAGTAACCATAGTGACTGTAGACAGAAGCCGTCGGAGAGATTGAGCAGACAGATGTAATACGTAAAGTAAATGTTCTACTGTCAAGTGCCATCCCTGGAAATACAGTGGAACATTGTGTCTGAGCTTTGGCTTCAGAAGGCCTGGGAGGTTCAGTCTTTCCAAGGGAGACACTCCTGAATACCAGAGTTAACCAAAGTGAAGCACCGCCGCATAGCTTTAGTACCTTCAACAAACAGTTTTGTTGGACAAAAAGGAAAGTACACGTCAAATCGAAGGAAAATACACGTCTAAAGTGGACAATGAGTGAACTTTCCCATGAAGTAAAGACATCAAACTGTCTGAAACATTGAATGAAAGGTGACATTTTAAAAATGCCTATAAATATAACAAGTGTTGTTATGAGGTTGAAAATATCAAACATACACTTCAAGTCTCCACAACAGTTTGTCATGGTCTTAGAGTATTGCTGGAAGTATTGGTCCCATTCAGATAAACAGGGACTTTCTTTCCCCAAGGTTATCTGGCTGTCACTTTTGGACCCAGAGTGGAAATCATCACCTTCTGCCTGTCAGTTTAATAAGCATGATCCTTCCTTTAACTTATCCTCCATTTATTAGAGAATGTCAGTCTGTCATCAGAACACTTCATAGCATGCAAAGAATTTAGTTGTGTTCAATCCAAAATGGAAAGAGTTCTAATTTGCATTCTAATTCAGTCTAATATATTCCAGAGATGGTCTGTGACGTTCCATTGGTTTTTCTGGTTAACCCAAAATGTGTTTCTCTTCATTTGAAAATCTCCTCTGGAATTATGACAGCCATAAGCACTGTGCAGGAGTCAGGATATTGTTCCAGTTGACATTATAATGAGTGCAAAATGAGTTTACGTTTAATGCTTGCTACGTAGAGGATATAATAAAACAAATGAATGCTTGAAGTAAATCCCAACAATCATTGAAACGTAGCTTTGTGGTCCTGGCTACCACCTCAGACCCGATCACATGGATGGCTTACTCTAGATGCCCCGTTGAGCTCAACAGAATTATTTAAATCTGCATTCAGTTTTTTTTGTGTCAGTGTATGGAGTAATCTGCAGACCCACTGGGCACAACACGTCATTTCAACGTGGAAAATTTGGTAATATTTGGTggacgttgatcaatgagattccaACCTattttcacccactcaaaaagagaGCCAAAAGTTTGTTGAATTCCTGTGTGCTATCAAAACAATGTcagatgtattttttttataaaacAACTTAATATGCTATCACTGTGCTTCGtctaatagcacaaccaaatgacctggattgcaagTAGAGATTACATAAAAATACAAGTgcaaggtcaaatcaaatcaaattttatttgtcacatacacatggttagcagatgttaatgcgagtgtagcgaaatgcttgtgcttctagttccgacaatgcagtaataaccaacaagtaatctaactaacaattccaaaactactgtcttatacacacaagtgtagggggataaagaatatgtacataaagatatatgaatgagtgatggtacagagcggcataggcaagatacagtagatggtatcgagtacagtatatacatatgagatgagtatgtaaacaaagtggcatagttaaagtggctagtgatacatgttgtatttccggtcacaacttgcaggcttgttttcgagttgctgtgcgttttgttgccaacctattttgctacctgacaactttacggttttcactttttaattaccgttcatatatttatttattttttcctcaactttttcactccggacgctttatctggacacgattcgtcaggacctccaacagccgaagctaagtagtaacattaacatgatgccttctaattgcagccgctgtactcggcttacggcgaggatagctgtgctgcaagcccagcttcagacgcaatcgttaggcaagggtaatttcagtgtaggaaaggatgaaacagcgtctgtgacaccagtaagtacagatagtagtataaatcccctggcacagtccccgcagccggacaactttctcacggtttctggaaggaaatgctgtaggaacgctcaaccggtgtcgctcattcagccgacagaaactttcaaccggttttccccattaaacagcgggtcggagtcagaggccgattcttctctggtctctactcctcccgttacggggtctgagacgccgaagcttcccaccattagctctgacaaattgaaaactctagttattggcgactccattacccgcagtattagacttaaagcgaatcatccagcgatcatacactgtttacccgggggcagggctaccgacgttaaggctaatctgaagatggtgctggctaaagctaaaactggcgagtgtagagagtatagagatattgttatccacgtcggcaccaacgatgttaggatgaaacagtcagagatctgcgtgcatatcagctagaaagatgtgtcggcatcgagtaattgtctctggccccctcccagttagggggagtgatgagctctacagcagagtctcacaactcaatcgctggttgaaaactgttttctgcccctcccaaaagatagaatttgtagataattggccctctttctgggactcacccacaaacaggaccaagcctgacctgctgaggagttgacggactccatcctagctggaggggtgctctcatatTATCTaacaacatagacagggctctaactcctctagctccacaatgaaatagggtgcaggccaggcagcaggctgttagccagcctgccagcatagtggagtctgccactagcacattcagtgtagtcagctcagctatcaccattgagaccgtgtctgtgcctcgacctaggttgggcaaaactaaacatggcggtgttcgccttagcaatctcactaggataaagaccacctccattcctgtcattactgaaagagatcatgatacctcacatctcaaaatagggctacttaatgttagatcccttacttcaaaggcaattatagtcaatgaactaatcactgatcataatcttgatttgattggcctgactgaaacatggcttaagcctgatgaatttactgttttaaatgaggcctcacctcctggctacactagcgaccatatcccccgtgcatcccgcaaaggcggaggtgttgctaacatttacgatagcaaatttcaatttacaaaaaaaaaaagacgttttcgtcttttgagcttctagtcatgaaatctatgcagtattcacatggaaaagtccacagacccactccaaaaggctttcggagccatcatcgactcagtgggttttgtccaacatgtctctggacccactcactgtcacagtcatacgctggacctagttttgtcccatggaataaatgttgtggatcttaatgtttttcctcataatcctggactatcggaccaccattttattacgtttgcaattgcaacaaataatctgctcagaccccaaccaaggaacatcaaaagtcgtgccataaattcacagacaacacaaagattccttgatgcccttccagactccctctgcctacccaaggacgccagaggacaaaaatcagttaaccacctaactgaggatctcaatttaaccttgtgcaataccctagatgcagttgcacccctaaaaactaaaaaaaggtctcataagaaactagctccctggtacacagaaaatacccgagctctgaagcaagcttcttaaaaattggaacggaaatggcgccacaccaaactggaagtcttccgactagcttggaaggacggtaccgtgcagtaccaaagagcccttactgctgctcgatcatcctatttttctaacttaattgaggaaaataagaacaaatcgaaattcctttttgatactgtcgcaaagctaactaaaaagcagcattccccaagagaggatgactttcactttagcagtgataaattcatgaacttctttgaggaaaagattatgattattagaaagcaaattacggactcctctttaaacctgcgtattcctccaaacctcagttgtcctgagtctgcacaactctgccaggacctaggatcaagagagacactcaagtggtttagtactatatctcttgacacaatgatgaaaataatcatggcctctaaaccttcaagctgcatactggaccctattccaactaaactactgaaagagctgcgtcctgtgcttggccctcctatgttgaacataataaacggctctctatccactggatgtgtaccaaactcactaaaagtagcagtaataaagcctctcttgaaaaagccaaaccttgacccagaaaatataaaaaactatcggcctatatcgaatcttccattcctctcaaaaattttagagaaggctgttgcgcagcaactcactgccttccaaacaatgtatacgaaatgcttcagtctggttttagacccatcatagcactgagacggcacttgtgaaggtggtaaatgacattttaatggcatcggaccgaggctctgcatctgtcctcgtgctcctagaccttagtgctgcttttgataccatcgatcaccacattcttttggagagattggaaacccaaattggtctacacggacatgttctggcctggtttagatcttatctgtcggaaagatatcagtttgtctctgtgaatggtttgtcctctgacaaatcaactgtaaatttcggtgttcctcaaggttccgttttaggaccactagtgttttcactatatattttacctcttggggatgttattcgaaaacataatgtaaactttcactgctatgcggatgacacacagctgtacatttcaataaaacatggtgaagccccaaaattgccctcgctagaagcatgtgtttcagacataagaaagtggatggctgcaaactttctactattaaactcggacaaaacagagatgcttgttctaggtcccaagaaacaaagagatcttctgttgaatctgacaattaatcttaatggttgtacagtcgtctcaaataaaactgtgaaggacctcggcgttactctggaccctgatctctcttttgaagaacatatcaagaccatttcgaggacagcttttttccatctacgtaacattgcaaaaatcagaaactttctgtccaaaaatgatgcagaaaaattaatccatgcttttgtcacttctaggttagactactgcaatgctctattttccggctacccggataaagcactaaataaacttcagttagtgctaaatacggctgctagaatcctgactagaaccaaaaaatgtgatcatattactccagtgctagcctctctacactggcttcctgtcaaagcaagggctgatttcaaggttttactgctaacctacaaagcagtacatgggcttgctcctacctatctctctgatttggtcctgccgtacatacctacacgtacgctacggtcacaagacgcaggcctcctaattgtccctagaatttctaagcaaacagctggaggcagggctttctcctatagagctccatttttatggaacggtctgcctacccatgtcagagacgcaaactcggtctcaacctttaagtctttactgaagactcatctcttcagtgggtcatatgattgagtgtagtctggcccaggagtgggaaggtgaacggaaaggctctggagcaacgaaccgcccttgctgtctctgcctggccggttcccctctttccactgggattctctgcctctaaccctattacaggggctgagtcactggcttactggggctctctcatgccggcCCTGGAGGgagtgcgtcacctgagtgggttgattcactgttgtggtcatcctgtctgggttggcgccccccttgggttgtgccgtggcggagatctttgtgggctatactcagccttgtctcaggatggtaagttggtggttgaatatatccctctagtggtgtgggggctgtgctttggcaaagtgggtggggttatatccttcctgtttggccctgtccgggggtgtcctcggatggggccacagtgtctcctgacccctcctgtctcagcctccagtatttatgctgcagtagtttatgtgtcgggggctggggtcagtttgttatatctggagtacttctcctgtcctattcggtgtcctgtgtaaatctaagtgtgcgttctctaattctctccttctctctttctttctctctctcggaggacctgagccctaggaccatgccccaggactacctgacatgatgactccttgctgtccccagtccacctggccatgctgctgctccagtttcaacttccacctgactgtgctgctgctccagtttcaactgttctgccttattattattcgaccatgctggtcatttatgaacatttgaacatcttggccatgttctgttataatctccacccggcacagccagaagaggactggccaccccacatagcctggttcctctctaggtttcttcctaggttttggcctttctagggagtttttcctagccaccgtgcttctacacctgcattgcttgctgtttggggttttaggctgggtttctgtacagcactttgagatatcagctgatgtacgaagggctatataaatacatttgatttgatttgatttgattacataaagatgcagtagatgatatagagtacagtatatacgtatacatatgagatgaataatgtagggtatgtaacattatattaggtagcattgtttaaagtggctagtgatatattttacatcatttcccatcaattcccattattaaagtggctggagttgagtcagtgtgttggcagcagcctctcaatgttagtggtggctgtttaacagtctgatggccttgagatagaagctgtttttcagtctctcggtcccagctttgatgcacctgtactgacctcgccttctggatgatagcggggtggacaggcagtggctcgggtggttgttgtccttgatgatctttatggccttcctgtaacatcgggtggtgtacgtgtcctggagggcaggtagtttgcccccggtgatgcgttgtgcagacctcactaccctctggagagccttacggttgtgggcggagcagttgccttaccaggcggtgatacagcccgccaggatgctctcgattgtgcatctgtagaagtttgtgagtgcttttggtgacaagccgaatttcttcagcctcctgaggttgaagaggcgctgctgcgccttcttcacgatgctgtctgtgcgggtggatcaattcagtttgtccgtgatgtgtatgccgaggaacttaaaactatTAACTAGGTGTGAGTGAGATTCTGTGCCGGTTATTATAGCAATTGTGCAGATTTTCATAGACTTGTGACCCTGAACATTCTATGTTTACATAAGAAGACATTTATAGTTACAATAATGTCCAAATGTGGCCATAGGTGTtttactcattttaaggttgaat
The genomic region above belongs to Oncorhynchus nerka isolate Pitt River linkage group LG18, Oner_Uvic_2.0, whole genome shotgun sequence and contains:
- the LOC115115013 gene encoding cytochrome P450 1B1-like — protein: MALLDTEFEVKGSSIIREWSGQVQPALVASLVFLFCLEACLWVRNLRLKRRLPGPFAWPVVGNAMQLGQMPHITFSKMAKKYGNVYQIRLGCNNIVVLNGDASIREALVQHSTEFAGRPNFVSFQSVSGGNSMTFTNYSKQWRTHRKIAQTTIRAFSSANSQTKKAFEQHIVAEATELIEAFLKLNAEGQFFNPAHELTIAAANVICALCFGKRYGHDDIEFRTLLGSVDKFGETVGAGSLVDVMPWLQYFPNPVRRVYQSFKDLNKEFFIFVRDKVVEHRETFDPEVTRDMSDAIIGVIDKADSDTGLTEAHTEGTVSDLIGAGLDTVSTCLHWMLLLLVKYPNIQTRLQEQIDKVVGRDRLPCIEDKASLAYLDAVIYETMRYTSFVPLTIPHSTTSDVTIEGFHIPKDTVVFINQWSVNHDPLQWKDPHLFDPSRFLDENGALDKDLTSSVMIFSAGKRRCIGDQIAKVEVFLFSAILIHQCTFENNPSQDLSLDCSYGLTLKPLNYKISAKLRGELLTGA